DNA sequence from the Streptomyces canus genome:
GGCCTCGAGTCTCGACGTGATGGTGATCCACGTGATGATGACGGGCTTCGAGTTCGAGGTGCTGGAGCCGGCCGAGCTGACCGAGGCGATCAGGACGGCTCACGACCGGCTTGCTCGCTCTTTGGCTCGGGCTGCGGAACCTGGGCCGCGTACTGCGGATGGTGCAGGTCGAATGCCGGGGACTCGGAGCGGATCCGGGGCAGTGTCGTGAAGTTGTGCCGCGGCGGCGGGCAGGACGTGGCCCACTCCAGGGACCGGCCGTAGCCCCAGGGGTCGTCGGTCTCCACCTTCACGCCGTACTTGGCGGTCTTCCAGACGTTGTAGAGGAACGGCAGCGTCGAGGCGCCCAGCAGGAACGCCCCGATCGTCGAGATCGTGTTGAGCGCGGTGAAGCCGTCCGCGGCGAGATAGTCCGCGTACCGGCGGGGCATGCCCTCCGCGCCCAGCCAGTGCTGCACCAGGAACGTGGTGTGGAAGCCGACGAACAGCGTCCAGAACTGGATCTTGCCGAGTCGCTCGTCGAGCAACTTCCCGGTGAACTTCGGCCACCAGAAGTACAGCCCGCCGAAGATCGCGAAGACGACCGTGCCGAACACCACGTAATGGAAATGTGCCACGACGAAGTAGGTGTCCGAGACATGGAAGTCCAGCGGTGGCGAGGCCAGCAGCACCCCGGTCAGGCCGCCGAACAGGAACGTCACCAGGAACCCCGTCGCCCACAGCATCGGCGTCTCGAAGGACAGTGAGCCCTTGATCATCGTCCCGGTCCAGTTGAAGAACTTCACGCCCGTCGGGACGGCGATCAGGAAGCTCATGAAGGAGAAGAACGGCAGCAGCACCGCGCCGGTGACGAACATGTGGTGCGCCCACACCACGATCGACAGACCGGTGATCGACATCGTCGCCGCGACCAGCGTCAGATAGCCGAAGATCGGCTTGCGGCTGAAGACCGGGATGATCTCCGTGATGATGCCGAAGAACGGCAGCGCGATGATGTACACCTCGGGATGCCCGAAGAACCAGAACAGGTGCTGCCACAGCAGTGCCCCGCCGTTGTCCGCCTCGAAGACCTGCGAGCCGAAGCGCCGGTCCGCCTCCAGGACCAGCAGTGCGGCCGCCAGCACCGGGAACGCCAGCAGGACCAGGATCGACGTGAACAGCGTGTTCCAGGTGAAGATCGGCATCCGGAACATGGTCATGCCGGGCGCGCGCATCCCGATGATGGTGGTGATGAAGTTGACCGCGCCGAGGATCGTGCCGAAGCCGGCCAGCGCGAGGCCCATGATCCACAGGTCGGGGCCGACGCCGGGGGAGTGCGCGGAGTTGTTCAGCGGCGCGTAGGCGAACCAGCCGAAGGCGGCCGGACCCGACGGCACGAGCAGCGAACCCAGCACGATCAGGCCACCGAACAGGAAGAACCAGTAGGACAGCATGTTCAGCCGCGGGAAGGCCACGTCCGGGGCGCCGATCTGCAGCGGCATCAGTTCGTTGGCGAAGCCCGCGAAACTCGGGGTCGCGAACAGCAGCAGCATGATCGTGCCGTGCATCGTGAACAACTGGTTGTACTGCTGGTTGTCCAAGATCTGCAGTCCCGGCCGGGCGAGTTCGGCCCGCATCAGCAGGGCCATGACGCCGCCGACCAGGAAGAACACGAACGACGTGATCAGATAGAGGTGACCGATCTTCTTGTGGTCGGTGGTGGTCAACCAGTCGACGACCACCCGCCCGTGCCCCTTGGTCCGCACGGGTCGTGCCGTCGCGTGCACGGTCTGCGTCCCCATCGCTCGCCCCTTCGCTCGGCTCACGCCATGATGCTCGCGCGGTCGTGCGCGGCGACAGAGGGCGTAAGGGGGTTCTGTGCCGGAACCGTGTATTTCCTATGCGGTGTCAGCTTCCGTGGCCCTGTCCGGAATGCGTGGGCAAAGGGCCCGGGTCGGTTCTCGGACAAGCCTTCTCACGGCTCATTCGGGGAAGTCCTACGACACGCGGAAATTGCGTTCGAATACCTGCGGAAGGGTGAGGGAAACGCCCGTCCGTGTGACGCAGTGCGAGGGAAACGCGTGTCGTGATCCTGTGACAGAAGCGTGACAGGAGGCGTGCGGGATCCGGACTTCCGCGGCCGCCGGGCAGGGCCTAGCGTGGCGGTATGGCATCCATTCCGACACCGCCCGCCGAACCCCAGGACAGCCCGGACACCTACGTCGGCCTCGACTCCGCCTCCGCCGAGCGCACCGCGCGTGAGCGGGGCTGGTCGACGGTCAGGTCACTGCCGCCGGGGGCGATCATCACGATGGAGTACCGCGCGGGCCGGCTGAACTTCGAGGTGAAGGACGGCCGCGTGGCGCGGGCCTGGAAGGGCTGAACCGCATGACGCAGGCCCCGGTTCCACGCAGGGGAACCGGGGCCTGCGTCATGCGCGGGGTGGTGGTGCGTACCGGCCCCGCCGTGTCGGAGGCGGGATCAGCCGCCGGTCACCGGCCGGGTGGCCGGCGCGTGGGGCGTGCCGCGCGCGATCCGGTCCGACTGCGGCGGGCGGCGGCTGCCGACCGGGGTGACCGGGGTGCGCTCCGAGCGGGTGGTGTGCGGGCCCGGGGCCAGGTAGGCGGGTGACCTGGGGCCACGCGTCGGCGTGGTGGCCTCGCGGGCCGCCGTCTCGTTCTGTGGGGCCGTGAGCGGCTTGAGGCGGGCGGGCGCGGGCGCCGTGACGGGGGTGACCGGGGCCGGTGTCCTCGCACCGCCGCGGGCCCGCCAGCGGTCGCGCAGGTCGAAGGCGTAGGTCTCGGCGCGGGCGATCAGCGGCTCGAACCAGGGCAGCGCGAGCAGGATCAGCAGACCGGCGACCCATCCCAGCACGACGTCGCTCAGCCAGTGCGTACCGAGGTAGACGGTGGCCATGCCCACGCCCAGCGAGGTCACCGCGGAGATGGCGGAGAGCCAGCGGCGGGCCCTCGGGGTGGAGGCCAGATACGCCAGGATCCCCCAGGTCACCACGGCGTTGGCGGTGTGACCGCTGGGAAATATATCGCCGCCCAGGCCCATCTCGTTCGAGCCGATGACGGTCGCGTAGTGCGGTCCGAGTCGTCCCATGCCGTACTTGGCGGCGCCGACCGTGATGTTCAGCAGCAGCAGCGAGGCGCCCAGGGTCAGCAGCGGGCGCACGGTGTGCTGCCGCCAGGAACGCCAGCCCAGCCAGGCCGCGACCATCACCGCGGTCGGGCCGCGCTGGCCCAGCACCACGTAGTAGTCGACGAACCAGTGGATGGACGCCCACTGCTGGTACGGCCGGAAGAACATGACCTGCCAGTCGAGGCGGACCAGCCACGAGGTGGTCACCACGAGCCACACGATCGCCAGGTAGAAGGCCAGGGCGGCGATCACCAGGACGGTCCGGTGCCGGCTCGCCCTGGGCACGCTGAGGTGGGCCGGTCGTTCCGGCTCACGGTCCAGCCTGGCGAACACCCGGTCCAGACGGGTGAGGTTTCGTTCGGTACGCACCCAATCGACGTTACAGCGAGTGAGCTCTGTTCCCTGTCGAATCAGCGGCTTTGTGATGACGATGTGATGTGGGATTCCTCTCAGCCGGGGGTTTATTTCCAGGGATTCCGCAAAAGCAGGTGGCTGCGTCCTTCAATTCCTTTGATCATTCCGGGGCCGGGTTTATTGGCCCTTATGAATTAGTTCACCGAATCATGGGACGGAATTCTCCGGGTGCTCATCGACGCCCCGGAGCCGATCATGGCGGACCGGAGCCGTTCAGCCAGAAGGCGCCGTACAGGGCGGACGCGAGGGCGATCACCACGACGACCCCGGCTGACCTGCGGGTCCTCGAGCGCGCGAGGGCCAGGGCGAGGGGGAGCAACAGGGGAAAGGCGGGCATCAGCAGGCGCGGCTTCGAGCCGAAGTAGCTCGACGCGCACAGGGCGAGCGCCGTGACGACCCCGGAGTACACCAGCAGGGGCAGCGGCTGGCCCTGCCGCACACAGGTGGCATACAGCCACACGACCAGCCCGACCCCGACGATCAGCCCCACGCCGGCGAGGGCCGACGGGAACGACGTGAACTTGTCGGCGACGAAGCGGGCGAAGGCGTATCCGCCGTCGAATCCGTTGCGCCACCCCGCCTGCACGTCGAGATAGCCGAGCGGCCCTCCGCCGGTGCGGTGACCGACCCACAGGACGTAGGCGGCGGCACCGAGGGGGGCGAGGGCCATGCCCGCGGCCCGCGTGGCTGTGGTCGCCCCGGCCGGCGTGACGCGCTCCGACCCGGACGCGGCGCGGTTCCCTCGGTCCCGCAGGAACGCGGCGATCCCCGCCGCCCACACCGCCGCGACCACCGCGAGGCCCACCGGGCGCGTCAGGCCGGCCAGGGAGGCCAGCAGGCCCGCCGTCAGCCAGCGGCCGGTCAGCAGGGCGTAGAGCGACCAGGCGGCCAGCGCGGTGAACAGGGACTCGCTGTACGCCATCGACTGGACGATCCCGACGGGCAGGACGGCCCACAGCAGGACTGCGCAGACGCCGGCCCGGCGGCCGTACACATGATCCGTCACCGCGAAGACGCCCCAGGCCGCGAACAAGGAGGCGAGCAAGGAGACCGCGAAGCCCGCGTCGGCGTACGACAGCGGCGTCACCGCGGACAGCAGCCGCTCCAGCCAGGGCAGGAGCGGGAAGAACGCCAGGTTCGAGTGCACGTCGCCGTTCGGCAGCCGCACCTCGTAGCCGTAACCGAGGTCGGCGACCCTCGTGTACCAGAGGGCGTCCCAGCGGGCCGTCAGCAGGGTGTACGCGCTCTTGTCGCGCGCCGCGCTCCACAGGGCCAGGGTGACGAGGCCCAGGGCGCGTACGGCCGCATAGCCGAGCAGCGCCGGGGCGGCTCGGCGCAGGGCCGGTTCGGTGCGCGTTCCAAGATCGGTCACGGCCCCGATTATCGACCGCGCGCCGAACCGGCACGCCCGCCGGGGCGTGGGACCCGATGAGAACGTGGTGTACGCCACACGTGTTCCGCGCGAAGTGTGAGAGGTCCGCCACTGGGCCGACGCGAGAACTCGCGTACCCTGACGTGTCACCCGCCGTTCGCTGCGCGGGCCGGAGACACCGCTCCTCTCCGGCCGAGATCACGGGTCCCCACCCCGTGTGCCCGCCGAACGTGCCAGGGAACATCTGGGAGGTACGTGCATGTCCGGGACGACCACGGCCGCCGCAGCGCTGCGCCGTCGGGCGGCCGGGGCCGGTGCAAACCGCTGGGTCGTCCTCGTCGTCCTCTGCGTCAGCCTGCTCCTGGTCGCCCTCGACGCGACCGTGCTGCACGTGGCGGTGCCCGCCGTCACCGAGGACCTCAAGCCCGGCGCGATAGAGCTGCTCTGGATCGTCGACGTCTATCCCCTCGTCTGCGCCTCGCTGCTGATCCTCTTCGGCACGCTCGGCGACCGCGTGGGCCGCAGGAGAGTCCTCCTCCTCGGCTACGCCCTCTTCGGCGTCGCCTCCGGTGTCGCCGCCCTGGCGGACACCGCCCAGGTGCTGATCCTCGCGCGGGCGCTGCTCGGCGTCGGCGGCGCGATGATCATG
Encoded proteins:
- a CDS encoding I78 family peptidase inhibitor, yielding MASIPTPPAEPQDSPDTYVGLDSASAERTARERGWSTVRSLPPGAIITMEYRAGRLNFEVKDGRVARAWKG
- a CDS encoding phosphatase PAP2 family protein, whose amino-acid sequence is MRTERNLTRLDRVFARLDREPERPAHLSVPRASRHRTVLVIAALAFYLAIVWLVVTTSWLVRLDWQVMFFRPYQQWASIHWFVDYYVVLGQRGPTAVMVAAWLGWRSWRQHTVRPLLTLGASLLLLNITVGAAKYGMGRLGPHYATVIGSNEMGLGGDIFPSGHTANAVVTWGILAYLASTPRARRWLSAISAVTSLGVGMATVYLGTHWLSDVVLGWVAGLLILLALPWFEPLIARAETYAFDLRDRWRARGGARTPAPVTPVTAPAPARLKPLTAPQNETAAREATTPTRGPRSPAYLAPGPHTTRSERTPVTPVGSRRPPQSDRIARGTPHAPATRPVTGG
- a CDS encoding mannosyltransferase family protein; the protein is MTDLGTRTEPALRRAAPALLGYAAVRALGLVTLALWSAARDKSAYTLLTARWDALWYTRVADLGYGYEVRLPNGDVHSNLAFFPLLPWLERLLSAVTPLSYADAGFAVSLLASLFAAWGVFAVTDHVYGRRAGVCAVLLWAVLPVGIVQSMAYSESLFTALAAWSLYALLTGRWLTAGLLASLAGLTRPVGLAVVAAVWAAGIAAFLRDRGNRAASGSERVTPAGATTATRAAGMALAPLGAAAYVLWVGHRTGGGPLGYLDVQAGWRNGFDGGYAFARFVADKFTSFPSALAGVGLIVGVGLVVWLYATCVRQGQPLPLLVYSGVVTALALCASSYFGSKPRLLMPAFPLLLPLALALARSRTRRSAGVVVVIALASALYGAFWLNGSGPP